Proteins from a genomic interval of Salmo salar chromosome ssa14, Ssal_v3.1, whole genome shotgun sequence:
- the LOC123726599 gene encoding proline-rich extensin-like protein EPR1: protein MDDAMHKEQPTEQPPTDSSIGTDQPHPSSNTHQPPLYPLQSRRNRPAPPQLQHPPASTLPPPVQKKQTSPTPAPTPTSLHSTPSSPEETDQPHPSSNTHQPPHSTPLCSRRNRPAPPQLQHPPASTLPPPVQKKQTSPTPAPTPTSLHPTPSSPEETDQPHPSSNTHQPPLYPLQSRRNRPAPPQLQHPPASTLPPLFQKKQTSPTPAPTPTSLHSTPSSPEETDQLHPSSNTHQPPLYPLQSRRNRPAPPQLQHPPASTLPPPVQKKQTSSTPAPTPTSLHSTPSSPEETDQPHPSSNTHQPPTLPPLFQKKQTSPTPAPTPTSPPLYPLCSRRNRPAPPQLQHPPASTLPPLFQKKQTSPTPAPTPTSLHSTPSVPEETLADIVLLIDSNGMALRVQSRHKAPRGFLLYLVVVESDTHTPGRGNWERGVSIIQHPDASPPSFTPTPHHLPSSLSPLTPILHHFTPTPHPHPSPPPLIPVPPHPILHHFTPPLTPTLHHFTSPPPFITSPHPCPPPPPPLTTSPHLCPPHPHPSSLHHTPVPPHPTLHLTPVPRSSPPLTTLPHPVPPHLTPGPPHPHPSPLHLTPVPHSSSLLTTLPHHCPPLTPTLHHFTSPQAPLTPNLHHFTSPLSPLTPVPHHLASPLSPLTLPCARFH, encoded by the exons ATGGATGATGCAATGCACAAAGAACAG CCCACAGAGCAGCCTCCCACTGACAGCAGCATCGGCACAGACCAACCCcaccccagctccaacacccaccagcctccactctaccccctccagtccagAAGAAACAGACCAGCCCcaccccagctccaacacccaccagcctccactctaccccctccagtccagAAGAAACAGACCAGCCCcaccccagctccaacacccaccagcctccactctaccccctccagtccagAAGAAACAGACCAGCCCcaccccagctccaacacccaccagcccCCCCACTCTACCCCCCTCTGTTCCAGAAGAAACAGACCAGCCCcaccccagctccaacacccaccagcctccactctaccccctccagtccagAAGAAACAGACCAGCCCcaccccagctccaacacccaccagcctccaccctaCCCCCTCCAGTCCAGAAGAAACAGACCAGCCCcaccccagctccaacacccaccagcctccactctaccccctccagtccagAAGAAACAGACCAGCCCcaccccagctccaacacccaccagcctccactctaccccctcTGTTCCAGAAGAAACAGACCAGCCCcaccccagctccaacacccaccagcctccactctaccccctccagtccagAAGAAACAGACCAGCTCcaccccagctccaacacccaccagcctccactctaccccctccagtccagAAGAAACAGACCAGCTCcaccccagctccaacacccaccagcctccactctaccccctccagtccagAAGAAACAGACCAGCTCcaccccagctccaacacccaccagcctccactctaccccctccagtccagAAGAAACAGACCAGCCCcaccccagctccaacacccaccagcccCCCACTCTACCCCCTCTGTTCCAGAAGAAACAGACCAGCCCcaccccagctccaacacccaccagcccCCCACTCTACCCCCTCTGTTCCAGAAGAAACAGACCAGCCCcaccccagctccaacacccaccagcctccactctaccccctcTGTTCCAGAAGAAACAGACCAGCCCcaccccagctccaacacccaccagcctccactctaccccctcTGTTCCAGAAGAAACACTGGCTGATATTGTCTTGTTAATAGACTCAAATGGAA TGGCACTCAGAGTCCAGAGCCGCCACAAGGCGCCAAGAGGATTTCTCCTATACCTCGTTGTGGTggagagtgacacacacaccccGGGGCGAGGGAACTGGGAACGAGGAGTATCTATTATTCAACACCCCGATGCCTCACCCCCATCCTTCACCCCCACCCCTCACCACCTTCCCTCATCCCTGTCCCCCCTCACCCCCATCCTTCACCACTTCACCCCCACCCCTCACCCCCACCCCTCACCACCTCCCCTCATCCCTGTCCCCCCTCACCCCATCCTTCACCACTTCACCCCACCCCTCACCCCCACCCTTCACCACTTCACCTCACCCCCACCCTTCATCACTTCACCTCACCCCTGtcctcccccacccccacccctcaccACCTCCCCTCATCTCTGTCCCCCTCACCCCCACCCTTCATCACTTCACCACACCCCTGTCCCCCCTCACCCCACCCTTCACCTGACCCCTGTCCCACGCTCATCCCCGCCCCTCACTACCTTGCCTCACCCCGTCCCGCCTCACCTCACCCCAGGCCCCCCTCACCCCCACCCTTCACCACTTCACCTCACCCCTGTCCCACACTCATCCTCGCTCCTCACCACCTTGCCTCACCACTGTCCCCCCCTCACCCCCACCCTTCACCACTTCACCTCACCCCAGGCCCCCCTCACCCCTAACCTTCA